A window from Hemibagrus wyckioides isolate EC202008001 linkage group LG19, SWU_Hwy_1.0, whole genome shotgun sequence encodes these proteins:
- the LOC131370032 gene encoding protein NLRC3-like has protein sequence MAGDGITYPGHTPESASENELQKKFKLNLITKFQCLHGVITNPGNQTLLSEIYTELYITEGDSGEVNNEHEVRQIEAASRRTTTEETPITCNDIFKPLSEQDEPIRTVLTKGVAGIGKTVSVQKFILDWAEGEENQDIHLIFPLPFRELNLMKDQKLSLMELLQFCFKETKETEMSGLEKVLFIFDGLDECRFPLDFQNTVRVCDVTESASVPVLLINLIKGNLLPSALICIASFRQTS, from the exons ATGGCAGGAGACGGAATCACATATCCAGG GCACACCCCAGAGTCTGCTTCTGAGAATGAACTCCAgaaaaagtttaaattaaatctCATAACAAAGTTTCAGTGTTTGCATGGAGTGATAACAAACCCGGGGAACCAAACCCTCCTGAGtgagatctacacagagctctacatcacagagggagacagtggagaagtcaataatgaacatgaggtgaggcAGATCGAGGCAGCATCCAGGAGAACAACAACAGAGGAAACACCAATCACATGCAACGACATCTTTAAGCCTTTATCTGAACAAGATGAACCCATCAGAACTGTTCTGACAAAGGGAGTCGCTGGCAtcggaaaaacagtctctgtgcagaagttcattctggactggGCTGAAGGGGAAGAAAATCAGGACATCCACCTcatatttccacttcctttcagAGAGCTGAATCTGATGAAGGACCAGAAACTGAGTCTGATGGAGCTCCTTCAGTTCtgttttaaagaaacaaaagaaacagaaatgtccGGTTTGGAAaaggttctgttcatttttgacgGATTGGACGAGTGTCGTTTTCCTCTAGATttccagaacacagtgagagtgtgtgatgtaactgaATCAGCATCAGTGCCGGTGCTGCTGATAAACCTGATTAAagggaatctgcttccctctgctctcatcTGCATCGCAtcattcagacaaacatcataA